A genomic segment from Cinclus cinclus chromosome 11, bCinCin1.1, whole genome shotgun sequence encodes:
- the EMC8 gene encoding ER membrane protein complex subunit 8 — MKLTTQAYCKMVLHGAKYPHCAVNGLLVAERPPAPRPPQPALFVDCIPLFHGTLALAPMLEVALTLIDSWCKENSYVIAGYYQANERVKDASPNQVAEKVASRIAEGFTDTALIMVDNTKFTMECVEPAIHVYELHENKWRCKDPHIDFCEDWTEAQRIAASLLDSKSYETLVDFDNHLDDIRNDWTNPEINKAVLHLC, encoded by the exons ATGAAGCTCACAACCCAGGCTTACTGCAAGATGGTCCTGCACGGCGCCAAGTACCCGCACTGCGCTGTTAACGGCCTGCTGGTGGCCGAGCGCCCgccggccccgcggccgccgcagCCCGCGCTGTTCGTGGATTGCATCCCGCTCTTCCACGGCACGCTGGCGCTCGCTCCCATGCTGGAGGTGGCTCTGACCTTG ATTGATTCCTGGTGCAAGGAGAACAGCTACGTGATAGCTGGATATTACCAGGCGAACGAACGCGTGAAAGATGCCAG cccaaaccaggTTGCAGAGAAAGTGGCCTCCCGGATTGCCGAGGGTTTCACGGACACTGCGCTCATCATG GTTGACAACACCAAGTTCACCATGGAGTGTGTGGAGCCTGCCATCCACGTGTATGAGCTGCACGAGAACAAGTGGAGGTGCAAGGACCCACACAT TGACTTCTGTGAAGATTGGACTGAAGCCCAGAGAATCGCTGCATCCCTCCTGGACAGCAAGTCCTACGAGACACTGGTGGATTTTGATAATCACCTGGATGACATCCGCAACGACTGGACCAACCCGGAGATCAACAAAGCTGTGCTGCACCTGTGCTAG
- the LOC134048260 gene encoding cytochrome c oxidase subunit 4 isoform 1, mitochondrial produces MLASRVFSLVGRRSISTSLCLRAHGHAGVVKAEDYTLPAYVDRRDVPLPEVAFVRDLSAQQKALKEKEKASWSALSVDEKVELYRMKFNETYAEMNKGTNEWKTILGGVLFFLGFTGLILIWQKHFMYGPTPHTFSEEWLSAQTKRMLDMRVNPVEGISAQWDFDKNEWKK; encoded by the exons ATGTTGGCTTCCAGAGTGTTCAGCCTGGTTGGGAGGAGATCCATCTCCACCTCCCTGTGCCTCAGGGCACATGGACATG ctGGCGTGGTCAAGGCTGAGGATTACACCCTGCCAGCCTACGTGGACCGGCGGGACGTGCCCCTGCCCGAGGTGGCCTTTGTGAGGGACCTCTCTGCGCAGCAGAAGGCGCtcaaggagaaggagaaggcaTCGTGGAGCGCCCTGTCCGTGGATGAGAAAGTGGAAT tgtatCGGATGAAATTCAACGAGACCTATGCAGAGATGAACAAAGGGACAAATGAGTGGAAAACCATCTTGGGGGGAGTTTTGTTCTTCCTTGGTTTCACTGGACTCATCCTTATCTGGCAGAAGCACTTCA TGTACGGCCCCACCCCGCACACCTTCTCCGAGGAGTGGTTGTCAGCTCAGACCAAGAGGATGTTGGACATGAGGGTTAACCCTGTGGAGGGCATCTCAGCCCAGTGGGATTTTGACAAGAATGaatggaagaaataa